The window caaatttctgacattttgggcaattttatggacatatcatggttattttctgcctcttttctTCCTATTTTAAGATATCTTATGGCTATCTGGCTGTCAGTTTTGCTATCAGTTTgagactttttgggcaattttgtggacattttatggtgattttctctttttcctttttttgacagtttttactcactttttggacatttttatgtaatttttaaaacgttttcatctaccttttgtccctctctcttttttttgacaactttcttacatttttgaatatttaattagtaatttaaaatagttaatataaaaaaataaacatggttaaaaaataataataacatttctaccttttttttttaatttatttttttaagatagcCACAGgtgagggactaaagagccacatttgGCCCCAAAGCCTGCTATCAGTTTgagactttttgggcaattttgtggacattttatggtgattttctttttccttttttgacagtttttactcactttttggacatttttatgtaatttttaaaacgttttcatctaccttttgtccctctctcttttttttgacaacttccttacatttttgaatatttaattagtcatttaaaatagttaatctaaaaaaataaacatggttaaaaaataataataacatttctaccttttttttttaatttttatttttttaagatagcCACAGgtgagggactaaagagccacatttgGCCCCaaagccgcaggttgcagaccactGCATGAGAGGATTCCTTGCATATTCAAATCCAATTTTGTTTTAGGCCTCAGACTGTAGTGCTATTGGGTCAGTACACACAAATCCGCATGTCGATCTTTTCTGTTTGCATGGTTGCGTAAATGAGCAGCTGCGAGTGAGATTATGTCGTAATTACTTGTTGTGAATTTGCATCAAAGCACAGCTAAGATCTCAGGACaacaatttatttcttttttactttcacAGTGTGGCATTGAGTTGTGCACTTTGACAACAATTGTAGATTAATGGAAATATCCAAAGCAATTTTCTTGATGAGTCACAATAGACATACAGTATACGACACActtaattacaacaacaacatattgttACCATCATTTATTTCCCTacaggtaaaaacaaacaaacaaaaaaaaaacgtattttttaacacaaacgAATGTCATGTAGCTAGacaattccaaaataaaattaaaaatatctgtacattacaaagaaaaagaaattgtgtcagaaaaaagaaagaaagcatgtatttattgtaaaaatacaTCTGAATAAATTAATGAACTGAAACTGCTTTCAAAATAGTCATGGCACAATTTAtaccctgtattttttttcttttcatttttggtcAAGTAAACTACGCTGTACCTTCACCCCACATTTTGCCGAGCCAATGTTCAATCTGGATTTCGTTACCATGGCAAATGAGTGCCTGAGCTCTGAGACTGGGATTTTACAGGCTGCCTCTTATCATCTTGCCAGCAAATGTGTGCACAACAGCTGGCTGGATCTCACTGGCGATTGTGCGCTAATCTGTCCATCAAAACcccaatgcagctctgcttaccttttgacaTCGCACCTGTGGCGGGTCTGGATGTTTCTGCTTGACAGCGCGTCTTCGTGAGTGTGCTTCAGGCAGTTGAAAGTGGCTCTTGATATTTGCCCGGCCTAACTGATCATAGGGGCGGAGCAAATAGCGCTAAATCGCCCCGCCAGCCTATTGGAGGGCTTGTCTGACGTCCACATTTTGTCATTCCGCCGGCTGACGTCCTCTTGCTGCGCCGAGCCGCTTAGCAACGTTCCATTCCGTGGTGGCTGCCCCTCggcacatacacaatgaatgggtttgACAACGGAGCacagtgcagtgtgaaaagggctttacaGTTCATTCACCTGACTTTCTACCAACAGATCAACTCCATTTCAAGCAAGGTCTAGAAAATCTACAGCTGGATCTTCAAGAGATGAcctgaactcatttgctcccaaaaaacgtaaaaatacgttctattttaaatgtgtcccaaagacgtatttatacgtgttttgtgctttttgtatgtgaggctttgatgcagcctctaaactgcagagaacgagtgaagcaatggtagtgattacaaaaacagccagcaggtggtagaagagtataagagatcaacgagggccatgttgcaaacaagctgatttacccacagttctaaacagatttgtgaataatgatgaaacgtagctatagtctaatgctaattgttgcaaaacgcaaacagatagaaatatactttttttttgtcctgatgaaagaagagactctaatctttcttttggtaggttccatgtttttatagcgaatagaacacaatattctgtgggccttgcgaaatcagtcaacatccagtaaaacagccaggagcgaagggggttgcttcagtgaaaatggctgtgagtgaatgagttactaaATGATAGCGGATTAATCCGGAGGATAAcgcattcgctgccattgacggctaatgACGTCAAATTTTGCAAGTCCACTGTGGCTCAGTGGGTAGCGCTGCGGAGCTTTGACCTGCAAACGGGAGATGAGGGTTCGAaagaggtcattttttttaccGGACTGGCGGTAAATAAATTGAATCcagattgtattttttgttgcttcactgCGGGGCCACACTTGAAGGTATCTCCCTTTCCGCTGGCTCCACTTGAGCCCTTACAGGCACTATCCTCATGCACACGCTGCCGCCCTCCGTAGAGCTGGAATTGACGTTGAACTTAATGTTTGCCGGCCGCACGGCTCTGAGGACCTGCCTCTTGAAGGTCTCGCTGAGGACGATATAGAGGAAGGGGTTGATGCAGCTGTTGGCGTAGCCCATGCTGATGGCGATGTTGTAGGTGTAGGAGAAGGCCACGCTGGGGTTCTGCACGCCGAGGTGGACCAGCTGCAGGATGTAGTAGGGAGCCCAGCAGATGAAAAAGGCCAGGCAGATCGCCACCGCCATCCGCGTCACATTCCTGACGCGGACCCTCAGGCTCCTTTGCGGCAGCGGGGCCACGCTGGTGGACATGTGCTGCAGGATCTTGAAGAACACCCTGCAGATGATGGCGAGGGGGATGGCGAACGCCAAGAAGAACTGGTAGAGCGTGAACCAGTAGGTGTTGGTGACGGGGTCGGGCAGGAGCAGCGCGCAGGCCACCAGCCCGCCGGGTAAAGGCATGAGGTCGGCGTACATCCACACGGGGATGATGGTGATGAGCGACAGCGCCCAGACGACGGCGATGACCAGGGAAGCCACGCACGGCGTGCGGATGTAGTTGAAGCGTATGGGATGCACCGTGGCCACGTAGCGGTCCAGCGTCATGGCCGTCAGGATGTACGTGCTGACGATCTGACTGTTGGAGTCCAGCGCCGTGATGACCGTGCACATGGCGGCTCCGAAGCGCCACGTGCCGTTGCCTAGCAACTGGTGGATCAGGAAGGGCATCCCGAGCAGGAAGAGGACGTCCACGATGGACAGGTTGAGGATGAAGACGTCCGGGACGGTTTGCTTGGCGCGGCATTTGGTTTTCTTCATGATGGTGTAGATGACGATGCTGTTGCCCAGGATGCCCAGCAGGAAGATGACGCCAAAGATGACGAGCAGGATGGTGCTGCAGGGGGGAGGACTGTCCACAGCTGGAGACACAACAAAGCAGCGGGCAGGACAAAAGTGGTCATTGGAGAGGGAAGTTTAGCACACTgtaagaatatatattttttttttaaagtactatttacttgagaaaaaaaactctttaaatttttatttttatttataagcagagttttgaggacattttaccagtttatttaaaaaaaatagcattcagCAATGAACTCGTGACCCTCAGCTTGGGAGacctgcactgtaaaaaaaaaagaaaaagaaggaatatttacttgaaaaaaaaaactagtaatgTTTTTATCAGTCAGAggtt of the Vanacampus margaritifer isolate UIUO_Vmar chromosome 7, RoL_Vmar_1.0, whole genome shotgun sequence genome contains:
- the mchr1a gene encoding melanin-concentrating hormone receptor 1, which encodes MQMTDSSGEENNSPHLNLLTLGISAMDFLNDSNFSLGFINATSAVDSPPPCSTILLVIFGVIFLLGILGNSIVIYTIMKKTKCRAKQTVPDVFILNLSIVDVLFLLGMPFLIHQLLGNGTWRFGAAMCTVITALDSNSQIVSTYILTAMTLDRYVATVHPIRFNYIRTPCVASLVIAVVWALSLITIIPVWMYADLMPLPGGLVACALLLPDPVTNTYWFTLYQFFLAFAIPLAIICRVFFKILQHMSTSVAPLPQRSLRVRVRNVTRMAVAICLAFFICWAPYYILQLVHLGVQNPSVAFSYTYNIAISMGYANSCINPFLYIVLSETFKRQVLRAVRPANIKFNVNSSSTEGGSVCMRIVPVRAQVEPAEREIPSSVAPQ